One stretch of Carassius gibelio isolate Cgi1373 ecotype wild population from Czech Republic chromosome B1, carGib1.2-hapl.c, whole genome shotgun sequence DNA includes these proteins:
- the LOC127948416 gene encoding E3 ubiquitin-protein ligase TRIM17-like encodes MALEDELSCPVCTDVFRDPVLLSCGHSFCRQCINDHWTSSSSRNCPVCRQLSPQEPVSNLCLRNTCETYLREQNTRKERDEEHECQIHGEKIKLFCQTN; translated from the coding sequence ATGGCGCTCGAGGATGAGCTGTCGTGTCCCGTGTGCACTGATGTCTTCAGAGACCCGGTGTTACTGAGCTGTGGACACAGTTTCTGCAGACAGTGTATTAATGATCACTGGACCTCCAGCAGCTCCAGAAACTGTCCCGTCTGTAGACAGCTGTCCCCGCAGGAACCAGTGTCCAACCTGTGCTTGAGGAACACCTGTGAGACTTACCTGAGAGAGCAAAACACGAGGAAAGAGAGGGATGAAGAACACGAGTGTCAGATACACGGAGAGAAAATCAAGCTGTTCTGTCAAACAAATTAA